Below is a genomic region from Hevea brasiliensis isolate MT/VB/25A 57/8 chromosome 3, ASM3005281v1, whole genome shotgun sequence.
GTGACTAGAAGACCAAAAGAATATGAACACAAATTAAGATACCAACAGTTTCATAACAGGTAATACCGCCCATCACCGGTCTTAAATGAGGGCATAACAAATTATGGCATTACACACCACTGAATATATGCTCTTATGACATTGCAAGCTCCTGGCAACAACATAGTTTAATGCTATCATTCAGGGGACCTATGCACTACACCCTTCATTCTTCACCAAGCAAATATGTGTAGGTATATGCTGACATTCTATAGCTGGACTTAATTCTTAAAGGGTAATAACTGGTTAACCACAACATGAAACAGGAAGTCTTTTAGGAGACCCATCAATAAAGTCTTGCCAGGTTCTTCATTGGAATTTTTTGTTTCAGGATAACAGTTATTTGCTCTACTGCACTacgaaaaaaggaaaagaaaaggaaaacacacACAGACACACACACGTCGTTTCACCGTAACTGTCTCCTCATGCCAGTATGTTCAGTTAGGCTTGCAATAAGAAGGATCTATCTATACTTAGCGTAAAGAGCACATAGCTGCAAGTGGCAAATGTCAGATCGCATGAAGCAAATGAGATGCTGCATAACATCTATTTAATCAAGCCAGACATGTGACATATTTCCTTCTATTACTATTACTGTTGTTATTTTTGTTTTGTAATGGTGAACCAGTAAGAAATGTAGGAAGTTATTCCTTATCCCTTGCCAAAAGATAAtatatgaaattatgaatatcaaTCAAACACCTTCAGTTAAACATGCAATGCTATTTTTTGTGCTAATTTTGCCAGTTTCTCTCTTATCAAATCAGCTGTCTGGTTCTCACAGAGCATATTCAGACCTGCTGCCAATATTTTGCATATCTTTAAAACTAAGGCACCAAATTCCTGTTCCCACACAATGGCTGAAATGACAAAACATTATGATTTTAGTATTCAAAATTGATATGAGGTGACGAAGCTTTTGAGGCTGGAAACAAAAATTTCAAAATGAATCACATCACAGAGAACAAAGCAAAGTAAGTCACATCCCTTTGTCATCAACAAAGAACATCACAATAGCTCCTCATCCACAACATTCCATTGCTTTCAATATCTCAAGCAAAAGTAAGAAACATACCTTTTCAATCAATTCTCACAAGCAACACCCACCCACCCGCTAAAAATCCTCAACAAAGCAAACAAACACCAGACGAACACCAGCTAAATAAATAATGAAAACAAAAAGTACAAACCTTGAAAGCCTTTGCCAATGGTTATTCCAGAGACATCAACAAGATCCCCTTCCTTAAAAAACTCCTCGAGAACCAACTTCTGCCCAACCTCAAACCCATCAATATTTTGCAACCTAAACTCCTGCAAATGCCTCATAGGTATAATCCCTGCCTTCTCCAAATGGCCCAACTCAGGCTTTGTCAGCTTTTTATCCCTAACCCTCCGATAACCCACCTGAACAGCATCATACCCATCAGTGGCCTGAGTCTTGATTTGGGTCACAATGTTTCCTTCTCGAAAGCCAACGACTGTGACGGGCACAACCGTCCCATCAGGCTCAAAGTAACTCATCATGCCAAGTTTGGTTCCCATCACACCAACTCCAGCGTCCATGCTCATTGCCACAATAGTGAGGTTAAATTTCTTACTTCTGCCAGGGCAGGTGGTGAGAGTTAGAGGGGTTTTGGTGTGGGAACGAAGTGGGTTCCGGGTAATGGGGGAGAGGAAATTGCATTTTAAGGTGGGGTTGGGGATTCTGGTTTTAACAAGTGATGTAGTGCAATAGCAATGGCTCAGTGGTGAAACAGCTGCGATTGGCATATTTTTCCTTTTCAAATATTTTGGATTAGGAATTGGGGTTAGAGGATACTAATCAATCCTTCATTTGTGAGAAACGGAACTTCAGCAACAGAGAGGATAAACAGTAGAGCGAAGCCGAGAAGGGCTGTTTTCTTATCCTCAACAGGTGAGAGAGAGCCCGCAATCTTGTGGGCCGCCTACTACGGCTTAGTATATGACCAAACCAATATGGCCGTTTGATTCGATGACTAATggtcaattaaattattaaaaaattttacataatgcttcataaaattaaaataattaaaaataatttaataaataatattaattaaatcaaattaaagtaGGAGTTGCATCAAATCAaatggaataaaaaaaattaatttaattcattaatttgagCTTATTTCAttagatattttaattattatatttttttagacattataaataatataaataatacagTGTATCtcgtaaaaatttataaaataaataaaaatttatcataaactaaacaaatcatttcatttaattttttttaatatttaataaaaaaatcaaattttcatatatatattaaatgtTACCTTCGccttctaaaaattaaattctgaCTCTGCTGACTAATTTCGTATTAATCTCCTATTAAAATTCTTATACATACATTCCTACTACAGCCATCACAAATTCTCACTATATAAAAGACTTAGTAGAAGGTTCatttatgtatttaatataaatttaaatttaaatttaacaattattatattaaatatttatatcaaaatatttataaaattaattaaagtgtatttataaaacatataaatttatatacaaatattaaatataagaatTGATTAATTCATTCTCATATAAGCTCGAGTTTTATATAACCGCAtccttaatttaaatatattaataaaatttaatttctgtatctatttattatataaatcccTACCCCCTTCACAAAAAGGGAGGGGACAGTGGGACTATTATTTGCCGAGGTGATAAATTATATTCAATCTGCACGTGGAACTAAAACTATGCTATGTTCCATAAATACACTCATCAATGGCCAAGGCTCATTGCGCATAAGCTCAATATGTAATGTTTATAAAAACAGTACGTATCGGACAATTATATGAAGACTGCATATTACTATTGATGTTGCGACAAAACTAGCTAGTTATGTCTGCCCCTCAGAACCAGCTGAAGGTTGAATCTCTTGAGTTGACCCATTGTGCCCGACCCTTCCAAGCTGAATTCCCAGAGAAGAACTTTCATGAGAACTTGGTTGGTTAGATCCACCTCTTGCTGCTGCTGTTGCTCCTTTTAGGCCTTTCTTTCTCTTCACCTTCTCAGCCCAACCGACAAGGCCAGCTTGGACATGCTCATCAAATATTGCTTTCTTGTATGAACTTCCCATCTTCATTTCATTGCAAACAGAAAGGGTCATGACAATTTTGCGAAAAGATATACAGTTAATATTTAAAAACAGCTCTACGAACCTGTGTGACAATGGCATAAAGTGGAAGGGTGCTGTAACTGCATAGTATCTGAATGAACACCCTAAATGAAgggtaaaagaaaataaaagagcatCATCAAAATACACTGCACTAAAATCCTCAAATACTTGAAGGTAGTTCTCCACCTAAATCTAATAGGACTAAAAGGAAAAAGGTACAAGAAATCTACCCAATAATTAGCCTGGGGACAATATATCGGACTTGTCCCATTATGCAGGAATCAAAGCCATATTGAACCTACAGAGGTGTAAAAGCAAAAGAGATTATGCAAATCTCAACAAATCCTTAAGAAAAGCAGACCAAAAATCAGCTTTACCCATATCCAGAAGAAAAATGCAATCTCAAAAGCATTTTGGAAGAGGATGAAATGAATCAAGAACAAGACAATGTCAGGTCGGTTGAACCAAAAGTGCTCATCTGATGGTTTAACTACCAAGTCCCCTTCTATGGCTACATGTTTCTCAGCAACATCATGAGCCAATTGGGTGATTACATGCTCCAACTTGGTGCCAACAGCGAGTAGAAGCTGGAAAACCAAAAAAGTAAGTGAAACTTGGCACAAATGGAACAAAAGATTGAAAAgcaaaaataattaattcaattaatgcaAATGAAGTTCCGAGCTATGCATGCAAAATGGTCATGAGCAAGTAAACTTCATACTCAGCAGATTTACTCAAGTAAAAAATTCCCAATTACGCTAACTTATCCACCAAAAATAGTGACGCTAAATTTAGGGCTGTTTTGTTTATGTAACAATAATCTAGCAATGCCTTTGAGATTATCAACCCAGAACATTGCATATTTACAGCAATAAGCCAAAAAAGAAACTATTTCAGTAATATTTTTCTTTTCACCTTACCAAAACACTACAAAAGTGCATGACTCCAGTTAAACGTGATATTAGGCAACTTAGCTGAAACTTTGAAAGGGAGAAAGCACAAGTAAGAGAGACAAAAGCCTACTCACAAGGAAAGGAAGGAATGCTATCCAGAAATATGTATGCCAACCTACAAAAAGGAGAAAACTATATCATCAGAAGTGAAATCTTGCAGCAAAACATACCATGAAAGGCAGTTAGATAATGTAAAAATCATAAAACAACTGTTAGCATAACATTTAGAATCTATACAAAAACTAAGAATGCACAATAGCATAAGAATTCCTGCTACTATTGCACTCAAAAATCAATATCGAGGTACACTGTACATGTCTGAGGGTTGGACTAGGGGTGTAATCAATCCTAGTTGAGTCAATACTATATACAATGTGGTACTCCAACTTGAGCTCAACCAAGTTCCATAATTCATGCTTTAATTAAGCTCAATGGGATACTCAAAATACTCAAGCTAAACTTGATCACCATTGAAAATTTAGGTAATCTTGTTTTCTAATTGCGAATTAAAGATCAAGTTCAAGCTTCAttcataaattattatatatatacaaCAATATATTTCAGCTCATGAGCCACATCAAGTCAAGCATCGTAATAGTTTAACTTGGCCCAACTTACTACTTAGTCTACTCTAGTACTTGCTTGACTCAATTAAAACCAAATCAAAATCAAATATTCTAGGAATCGAGTCTGAGCAACTTAGAAATAGTTTGACTTACTTATACCTCTAGGTTGAACTCACATATTTTCAAATATTTTCATAAACTTCTACCAAATTAACTCTAGCAACCAACCCTTATTTCACATATCCTATAACTTAGAATACTAAATTAACTCTCTTCTCCAATGTTATTGGGCCAAGACCCAAGATTGATTAAGCTGCAAAAGTTCGAAGTGATATCAGATACAAAAGTGGATGTTAAAAAAGGAATAATGCCAGCACTTGGAAGTCGGCACTAAGTTATGAAATGAAAGAACTGATCAGTGGAGAAGCATACCTACCATTAACATTCAGCAATAAGAAGATGACCACAAATATCCAAAGATACCAACTGCAACCAAGGACATTAGGTGAATCAAGATGATCAATTAGCAAATCAACAACAATTTCAATTTTCAAGGCAACTAGTCAAATGAATACACACTACAGGCTGTAAAAGCTGTTAATGACACAAGGGTTTTAGCACTTGCCTTATACCAACAACTGTCTTAAAGTCATCTTCAAGGGCACGTACCATGTATCTGTGAAAGTTAAACTTTGGACTTCCTCTGCAATGTGTCTACACCAAAAGCAATAAATGGGCAGATAAACATCCAATCATATGTGACCCAGTAATAAGAAAGCTAAATATctatgaggaaaaaaaaaacttcaaataTACCATGATGAAACCTAGTCGCAGAGTTATGTAATCTGATTTTGTCACAGATGCATAAAATTGCTTGAAAAAGGAATGCTGCCAAAACAAACAAGAATTTAAgaatatataagaaaaaaaaggaaagaatgaAAGATATTAGAATCAATTTGATATACAGTTGCCAAAAAGATACCAGATGTTATTATTCCCCAATAATTTTGTGATCAATTAGTACCATTTATTGACATGCCCTTGAGACAGTTTTTGTTTACTCAGTTAGGATTATGGAACAAGAAAAAAATGACTATTTGTTAATTGTCGAATTATCTCCCATTATTTCACATTATCAGAACAGACACAAAGCTAAGAATGACCTCTCAACCTAAAAACCCAAGCCTGCAGTTGAAAACCAAGGAATATGCTTTATTCCTAGACACACCGTCTGTGCAAGTTACTCAGAAGGGGTAAACTTTATTAATGAatctcttggtctaaaagttcAAACATATACGTGAGGACCTAAGAATAGGCTTTATTGTCACACCCTTATTAATTCACCTCTCAGCTTAAAAGCCTAGGTACTCTCACCAAAAAGCATTTAGTCTTGAATAAGAATGGAACAACTAGAATTTGAACTCTCCTGTTTGTTAAAGGCTTTCATAATTAGTGAACCACTAGAACTTCTAGGTGATGGTTCAAGAATAAGTTTTATTAGCTAACAAACATGTCTTTCCAAAATACAACCCGTGGGGCAACAAAGGCAATGAAAAGGTCTTGGGAGATGAGAGAGCTGTAAGCCTGTAACTATAAAGATAAAGGCCAGGAAAACAACTCTGTTGGACAAGGATGTCATTTTGATGGAAGAGGCAGACCTCATGGACCCAAAATAGACTATGTCCACAAGCCTTAATCAGATTAAACATCTTTATTGATTCATTCTGCCCCATAACTCCATGACCATACCAAGGTGGTTTACAAACCAAGTAACAACATGTCTCTCAAATGAGGAAGGGTGGAAAACAAAGAAAGATTGAAAGATTCTCACGCAGCATAAAGGCAAAAAAAGTGCATTTAAAAATAATCTAACTTTCTGCAGAAATACGGCAGATAGATAAGATAGTAACTTACCACCCACCCCAACAGAGCAAAATCTTTACCAATTCCAAGAAAATGCTCCTGGATAAATGTGTGTTGATGGACATTGGTGAACTTCTTTTTCAAAACTGCACAACCACAGTTCATAGAGTAGACACAATGAGCATAACCAAAATGccttttcaagaaaataaaaatagaaaaagatCTCATTTTTCAGTTTTCTTCACTAGTTCAGTCAATCATCAAGTTAGGCACAAAGTTGTAATCCAAAATCAGGCAGTGCTAGAACGGCTTGAAACCATAGCTTTCATGGAAGATTGGCAGTTCTAATAACAACAAATTTGAAGGTATAACCAGACATAAATGATACAAGCACTACTAGTTATGAATTATATTAAGTGCAAAAGGTATCTAATTTAATGCTAAAAGGTTTTACCTTCATCTGTATCATATCGATCTTTTGCAATTGAATTCTCCCAGTGTTGCCATTGACGAAtctaaattaaaacaaaaagaatcaTTGTGAAAGCAAAATTAGATAGCCCCACAAactttgggaattaaagagaacataaagAATTGTATCAGATGCTCACCCTTGCCCCTCCAAAAAGAATAGTGAGCACACTGAAAGTGACATGGACAATGGCTAGGACGAAGATAAAGATATGTAGATGATGTAAAGCTTCTATGGATAACAGTGGCACCTTACCCTGAAGAAATAGGAGCAAAAACAGAAATTGCATCATCAAATTTTGTTGTACAGCTATAGAAACTTAGATCATCAAACAACCATTATCTTGAAAACCAGTGTTCCATCACCTACGTTGCAGCAAAATCTGAAAAAAGCAACCGATCATGTTCCTTTTCTTTCCTCctcacattcttcacctttttatttttttaagaaaaaaggaagaattgaagaaattttCACATGGGCACTATTCCAAGTAATCTCATAAGCCACAAGAAAGCTCATATTTATTAAATGTAACCCACATTCAGATTACTAAAAATGTTTTCAACAACATTAGGAGTCCAACAAGgtaggggtgagcaatcggttcaaaccgaaccgaaatcgatattaaaaaaaaaaaaacgaacatttttttttttagaaacgaacgaaaaaaaaaaaaaaaaaaacgaatcgaacgaactttttattttttttttttaaattttttgtttttttttttttataaatttttttttttttttttttttttttaattaatttttttttttttttttttttttattatattttttttttttttttttttttgaacctaataataaaaaattatattataatatatatatatatataatataatatataaatttaaaaataaataaaaaaaaaaaaaaataaaaaaaaaattttcgaattattttatataaatcactattatcaatttttcagttttttttcttttttttttcttcaaaacccGAAAAAAccgaaaaactaaaaaaaaaaaaaaaaaaaaaaaaaaaactttattaaaaaattaaaaaaactaacCGACTAAACCGATTTCAACTTTCTTCGGAGTTGTTCCCAACAAGCTCTCTACAACAAGGTATTCCaagaatgcaataaataaatcaagagctCGTTGCTTTTGCAAACATATCATTTCTTTTATTGACCTCATTGAGAAACCCCAACCCAACAAATGCATAGGATGTCACTAAACTCTCATTGCCTGAATTATatcaaccaaaaataattatagtcagaaaaataaatataatagcaATTATTACAACCTAAATGAAGCAAAATTATGCAACTGAATGACAGATAAGATTAGCAAATTAGGCTCATATGGTTAAAATTGAACAGTATAATTCAGAAATGTATAACTGAATTGTTCTTTGATTTCCTTTTGTACTGTCCAAACCATGATTAATATGCCTTCCAACAACTGCAGAAGATATCATTGAACATTTGCTATTTTAATCACTAATGTAAGCATAGGACAAAGAATAGCAATAACAAAAGCATCAGATGGTTGTATATCACCTTCTTCTCACAGTAACCAATCTGGGATTCTGTTGATTCAGCCAGAAGGCGCCTGTTAGTGCCAGAAATGCTAGTTGTAAAGAACCTCTGAAAATGTTCGGTTGTAGCTGTAGTATTAGATCCTTGTCCTTCTTCTCCTTTCTCAGAGAGATCACAAGGAAGCATATTAGTAAGCACATGCTCATGTACACAGAATTTAGAGATTGTGCCCTGAGATACTGTCAATAACAATGATATGAAACCCAGAAGCATCAACTCTGCCAATCAAAACACAGAAGTAAACTCTCAGAACCTAAAGGGGCAAGTAAAAACCACTGGCAAAAATATTATACCTGCCTAAAATATTATATACACACACAGAATTTTGTGGAGATAATATAGAATGTTGAAAGGAAAGATCTTCAGTATCATTTTACGTTTCCTTTCAGCATAATTCATAATGAGTATAAAAATCTAGGATTTCAGAAAGATTATCACTTTCTGTAACAATCTTCATTAAATTTCTCTCTACATTCCAAATATACCCTAAAATTATTTATTGAGACACATACAGACGCAAACACACGgaaattagagagagagagagagagaggatctaA
It encodes:
- the LOC110651184 gene encoding 50S ribosomal protein L3, chloroplastic, which codes for MPIAAVSPLSHCYCTTSLVKTRIPNPTLKCNFLSPITRNPLRSHTKTPLTLTTCPGRSKKFNLTIVAMSMDAGVGVMGTKLGMMSYFEPDGTVVPVTVVGFREGNIVTQIKTQATDGYDAVQVGYRRVRDKKLTKPELGHLEKAGIIPMRHLQEFRLQNIDGFEVGQKLVLEEFFKEGDLVDVSGITIGKGFQGGIKRHNFKRGQMTHGSKSHRALGSIGAGTTPGRVYKGKKMPGRMGGTKTKIRKLKIVKIDNDLRAVMIKGALPGKPGNLLRIAPAKIVGKNIPKN
- the LOC110651188 gene encoding MLO-like protein 1 isoform X2, with the translated sequence MSGGGSEEGESLEFTPTWVVAAVCTVIVAISLAAERFLHYGGKYLKSKNQKPLYEALQKIKEELMLLGFISLLLTVSQGTISKFCVHEHVLTNMLPCDLSEKGEEGQGSNTTATTEHFQRFFTTSISGTNRRLLAESTESQIGYCEKKGKVPLLSIEALHHLHIFIFVLAIVHVTFSVLTILFGGARIRQWQHWENSIAKDRYDTDEVLKKKFTNVHQHTFIQEHFLGIGKDFALLGWVHSFFKQFYASVTKSDYITLRLGFIMTHCRGSPKFNFHRYMVRALEDDFKTVVGISWYLWIFVVIFLLLNVNGWHTYFWIAFLPFLLLLAVGTKLEHVITQLAHDVAEKHVAIEGDLVVKPSDEHFWFNRPDIVLFLIHFILFQNAFEIAFFFWIWVQYGFDSCIMGQVRYIVPRLIIGWEVHTRKQYLMSMSKLALSVGLRR
- the LOC110651188 gene encoding MLO-like protein 1 isoform X1 yields the protein MSGGGSEEGESLEFTPTWVVAAVCTVIVAISLAAERFLHYGGKYLKSKNQKPLYEALQKIKEELMLLGFISLLLTVSQGTISKFCVHEHVLTNMLPCDLSEKGEEGQGSNTTATTEHFQRFFTTSISGTNRRLLAESTESQIGYCEKKGKVPLLSIEALHHLHIFIFVLAIVHVTFSVLTILFGGARIRQWQHWENSIAKDRYDTDEVLKKKFTNVHQHTFIQEHFLGIGKDFALLGWVHSFFKQFYASVTKSDYITLRLGFIMTHCRGSPKFNFHRYMVRALEDDFKTVVGISWYLWIFVVIFLLLNVNGWHTYFWIAFLPFLLLLAVGTKLEHVITQLAHDVAEKHVAIEGDLVVKPSDEHFWFNRPDIVLFLIHFILFQNAFEIAFFFWIWVQYGFDSCIMGQVRYIVPRLIIGVFIQILCSYSTLPLYAIVTQMGSSYKKAIFDEHVQAGLVGWAEKVKRKKGLKGATAAARGGSNQPSSHESSSLGIQLGRVGHNGSTQEIQPSAGSEGQT